The nucleotide sequence GGATGAGCCGCGAGTTCCTCATCAGGGACTTGAGGATCGCCTGCTTGATCCACCAGACCGCATAGGTGGAGAACCTGAAGCCCCTGTGGAAGTCGAACCTCCTGGCGGCGGATATCAGGCCTTCGCATCCCTCCTGCACGAGATCCATCTCGTCCACCGGGGTGAGCTTGCCGTACCTCCTGGCCCACTTCACCACGAGCCTGATGTTGGCCTCGACGAGCTTCTCCAGGACCTTGGCCTGGTCGACTCTGGCAGCCTCGAAGCGCTCTGCGGCCCGACCGCCGGGGGCGGCGGCAGTCTGCAGGGGGCTCTCCAGCAGGGCCGCCCCCGTCCTCTCCACGAATTCCCAGTTCGGATGGAGGGCCATGACCGTCTCCACCGAGATGCCTTCATCCTCCATCATGCGGACGGCTCCGGCCAGGCTGTCGCGCCTGTCCTCCGGGAGCAGCCCGTTCCTGACACCCCAGTATCCCCTGTCGAGCACCTCCTGATCGGAAGGAAGGCCGGCGGCGAGCGCCGAAAGTGGCTCCAGGAATGCGTGCCTGCCGTCCGGATCGGTCAGCAGGGCCTCCAGCATGGCGACCCTGGCCTCGTCCATCCTCTGCGCGATGTCGTTCTCCAGTTCGGGAGTGAGCACGGGCACTACATCTATCGCCCTGTAGAAGAGGGTACCCGAACTGAGGTCAGGCATCGGTCCCACCCGGATCACGGGAGGGCGACCCGAGTCCCGAGATCTCCTTCAGTATAGCCTTCCTCTCCTCCGCTCCGGCATGCCCGAGGCGTTCCCTGAGCTCCGCCAGGCGCTGCGAAGACCGCCTTCTCTCCACTCTCTCCCTGATCCTCGCCCTGTCCTGCTCTTCGAGGGATCCCTTCGAATCCTGGGCGACGGCGATGGAGGTATAGAGGGATGCCGGTCCGGGAGGCATCCCCGCTACGGATGCCGGGCGCCCGCCCCCGGCCGCGGATGCCGCGAGGATCTCGAAGAGCTCGCGCGCCGGACCCGGGCCGAAGTCGCCGGGCTCGAGGAATGATGCGAGACCGGCGTCCAGCCCTCCGTCGGCTCCGGACATGAGGGCTCTGAGCAGGGACATGTCCGATGCGCCGATCCGGGGCGTCTCCACGCTCCTCCTTGCGGGCCTCTCGGGGCTCTCCTGCTCGAGCTGGGCCGAGAGGGTCTCCATGGAGTACCCCGTCATATCCGAAATCCTCCTGAGCATCGTTTCGCGGAGCACAGGCCCGGATGCCCTCGAAGCCAGGGTCAGGAGCCTCTTCACCGCCTGCACAGCCCTGCCGGAGGCCTCCAGCCCCTTCCAGCCCCCCGAGAGGGACATTGCGAAGGCCACCGGATCGAAGGCCGTCTCGACCTTCGAAAGGAATGCCTCCATCCCGCGGGATGCCACGAAGTCGTCAGGGTCGGTCCCATCATCCAGCCTGACCACTCCGGGCCAGCATCCCTCCGCGAGGAGCACCTCGCAGGCCCTGAACGCCGCCTTGGCTCCCGCGGCATCCCCGTCGTAGCATACCACCACGCCCTGCGCCAGGGAAACGAGCTGCCTCGCCTGCGGCTGGGTGAGCGCGGTCCCGCACGTCGCAACCACGCACTGCAGGCCCTCCTGGTAGAGCCTGGCATGGTCGAAGTAGCCCTCGACGAGAATCACCGTATCCATGTCCCTGGCGGAGGCCCTTGCCTCGTTGTAGCCGTAGAGCAGGTCGCCCTTGTGGTAGACCGGGGTGTCGGGTCCGTTGAGGTATTTGGGTTCGACCGGACCGGTCGCCCGGCCTCCGAAGCTGACGGTCCTCCCCCTCCTGTCACGAATCGGGAAGAGGAGCCTCTCGCGGAACCTCTCGTAGGTCTGTCCCGAGTCCGGCCGGATGGCGAGTCCGGCCTCGACAGCGGTGCTGGAGGAGAAACCGAGATCCGAGAGATGTCTCAGCAGACCGCCGCCCTGAGGCGCCCATCCTATCCCGAGGCTCTCCGATGTGGCGCTCGATATCCCCCTCTTCTCCAGATAGGAGCGGGCGCCCGAGGATCCGCCGGATGCGAGCGAGCGCACATAGAAGGAATGTGCTTCTTCGAGGATCCTCCTGAGCGGCGCACCCGGGTCGGCCTGCCTCGGGACGTCGGAGACGTCGATCCCGTACTCGGAGGCCAGCTCCTCCAGCGCCTCCCGGAACGAAACGCCCAGGAAGTCCATCAGGAAGGTGAACACGTC is from Candidatus Fermentibacter sp. and encodes:
- the dnaG gene encoding DNA primase, giving the protein MYDDAAVSRVKDAADIVAVIGRYVPLSRSGSGHRGLCPFHREKTPSFHVSPQRQAFHCFGCGAGGDVFTFLMDFLGVSFREALEELASEYGIDVSDVPRQADPGAPLRRILEEAHSFYVRSLASGGSSGARSYLEKRGISSATSESLGIGWAPQGGGLLRHLSDLGFSSSTAVEAGLAIRPDSGQTYERFRERLLFPIRDRRGRTVSFGGRATGPVEPKYLNGPDTPVYHKGDLLYGYNEARASARDMDTVILVEGYFDHARLYQEGLQCVVATCGTALTQPQARQLVSLAQGVVVCYDGDAAGAKAAFRACEVLLAEGCWPGVVRLDDGTDPDDFVASRGMEAFLSKVETAFDPVAFAMSLSGGWKGLEASGRAVQAVKRLLTLASRASGPVLRETMLRRISDMTGYSMETLSAQLEQESPERPARRSVETPRIGASDMSLLRALMSGADGGLDAGLASFLEPGDFGPGPARELFEILAASAAGGGRPASVAGMPPGPASLYTSIAVAQDSKGSLEEQDRARIRERVERRRSSQRLAELRERLGHAGAEERKAILKEISGLGSPSRDPGGTDA
- a CDS encoding RNA polymerase sigma factor RpoD/SigA, with translation MPDLSSGTLFYRAIDVVPVLTPELENDIAQRMDEARVAMLEALLTDPDGRHAFLEPLSALAAGLPSDQEVLDRGYWGVRNGLLPEDRRDSLAGAVRMMEDEGISVETVMALHPNWEFVERTGAALLESPLQTAAAPGGRAAERFEAARVDQAKVLEKLVEANIRLVVKWARRYGKLTPVDEMDLVQEGCEGLISAARRFDFHRGFRFSTYAVWWIKQAILKSLMRNSRLIRIPAHATIMQSEVNRVRHVYLERLGRYPTEEELVEEVGVTLEMLRAIHWSSMETLSLDKALGEDGDSTVHDLISRAPQGPGVVSEAVRRDLRERVEKALGTLDEREKAIVIRKFGLDDSEPVTLAQIGRELGLSRERVRQLEARAFGKLRKIGILFPEDCE